The genomic DNA GTCGACTTGCCGCTCGTCGTACGCGAAGTCGGTCTTGTTCTTCGGCAGCGGCAGCTTGTAGAAGCCGCGGGTGCTGAGCGCCGAGGCCGACTCGGTGTAGATGTGCGACATTTTCGGGAACCGCTCGTGCGAGGGCAGGTACTGCCGCCGGTAGTTCCAGCCGAGGATGTCCATCGAGTCGAGCGTTTGCGTTTCGAGGACCTGCAGCATGTGGCAGGCCATCAGCAGCGGCCGCGAGTTGTCGTGCTGGCGGAACTGCTCGGCGACAAAGTCGACCTTGGCCTTCGCGCGCTCGTCCTTTGCGCCGAGGATGGCGCCGATCTCGTTGCCGACGCTCCACACGATGACGCACGGGTGGTTGCGGTCGCGGCGGACGAAGTTGCCGATGTTCCGACGCATGAACGGCTCGAACTGCTTCTGGTCGTGCAGGTCGGCGGTGTCGTCCCACTTGTCGAACAGCTCGTCGATCACCAGCAGACCCATGCGGTCGCACATCTCGAGCAGTTCGGGCGCGGGGGCGTTGTGGCTGGTGCGGATGGCGTTGACGCCCATGTCCTTCATGATCTCGAGCTGCCGCTGCATCGCCCGCGGGTAGAACGCGGCGCCCAGCGGGCCCTGGTCGTGGTGCAGGTTGACGCCGCGCAGCTCCAGGCGTTTGCCGTTGAGGTACAGGCCGTACTTCGGCGTGAACTCCACCTTCCGCACGCCGAACGGGGTGACGGTCTGGTCGAGCTCGCGGTCCTCCTGCATCACCCGCAGCCGAACCGAGTAGAGCGTCGGCGATTCGACGCCCCAGGCCTCGAACTCCTTGAGCTTGAATTCTTGTTCGACCACCACGGCGCCCTGCGCGGGGATGGTCTTGCTCTCGGTCACCGGACCGGCGATGGCGCCCTGCTCATCGGGTCCCAGCAGCACGAGCTCGGCGCTGATGTCCTGCGGTGTGGTCAGATGGTTGCGGATCTCGCTGCGGACCGAGATGGTCGCCTCGCCGGAGTCCGACACCTCGCTCGACACGTGCGTGCCCCAGTGCTCGGCGTGGATCGCCTCGCACACGTACAGCGACACCTTCCGGTACAGGCCGGCGCCGGGGTACCAGCGGCTGCGGTGCTTGGTGGTGTCGGCGTGCACGGCGATCACGTTCTCTTCGCCGAACTTGATGAACTGCGTCGCGTCAACCCAGAACGAGTTGTAGCCGTAGTCCCAGCCGCCGGCCTCCTCGCCGTTGACGTACACCTTAGCCTCCGACATGACGCCGTCGAACAGCAGGTAGACGCGGCGGGTCGAGTCCTCGGCCGAGATCTTCACCTTCCGGCGGTACCACCCCTCGCCACGCCACGGCAGCTTGCCGGTGGCGGCGTCGAGCTGCGGGTCGGGCTTGCCGGAGATTGCCCAGTCGTGCGGGATCTGCACCGTCTGCCAGCCCGCGTCGGCCAGGTCAGTGGCGGCGCCGCGCTCCTGGGGGCCGGGCGCAAACCGCCAGCCGTCGGTCAGGACCTCGACACGCTGCTCGCACTGGGCCAGCGGGGCGCACGCACAGATCAGCAAAAAGCCCACGA from Posidoniimonas polymericola includes the following:
- a CDS encoding glycoside hydrolase family 2 TIM barrel-domain containing protein — encoded protein: MRNVISPFVGAPIVGFLLICACAPLAQCEQRVEVLTDGWRFAPGPQERGAATDLADAGWQTVQIPHDWAISGKPDPQLDAATGKLPWRGEGWYRRKVKISAEDSTRRVYLLFDGVMSEAKVYVNGEEAGGWDYGYNSFWVDATQFIKFGEENVIAVHADTTKHRSRWYPGAGLYRKVSLYVCEAIHAEHWGTHVSSEVSDSGEATISVRSEIRNHLTTPQDISAELVLLGPDEQGAIAGPVTESKTIPAQGAVVVEQEFKLKEFEAWGVESPTLYSVRLRVMQEDRELDQTVTPFGVRKVEFTPKYGLYLNGKRLELRGVNLHHDQGPLGAAFYPRAMQRQLEIMKDMGVNAIRTSHNAPAPELLEMCDRMGLLVIDELFDKWDDTADLHDQKQFEPFMRRNIGNFVRRDRNHPCVIVWSVGNEIGAILGAKDERAKAKVDFVAEQFRQHDNSRPLLMACHMLQVLETQTLDSMDILGWNYRRQYLPSHERFPKMSHIYTESASALSTRGFYKLPLPKNKTDFAYDERQVDSYDHNAAKWADIPDVEFARMQADRFCSGEFVWTGFDYLGEPTPYDHNWDDGKRPAEDQARSSYFGIVDLCGMPKDRYYLYRSHWAPASTTIHILPHWNWSGRDGEPTPVYVYTNGDEAELLLNGKSLGRQKKTEGKPEPDADSDELMGYYRLRWADVPYEPGELTAVAYLKGKEIGSATMRTAGDPEQLRLTPDRKQLAADGLDLCYVQIEVVDAAGVLCPHADATIKISVSGPAEAVGIANGDPTSMNPFVGDSCPLFHGKAMVVLRSKPGSKGVVKVTASSDGLESASASFAVGE